Sequence from the Fusobacterium periodonticum ATCC 33693 genome:
AGCTCACTTGCTTTAATTTTTTATCTAAAATTTAGAATGTAACTCACTTATTTTTATTTTTATTTCAAAATGAACTGTTTTTTACTATCTCAATTTTTATAATAACGAGCTATTTATATTATTATTCCAATCCGTTACTTATTAAGAAATCAAATTTTTGTCCTCTTGATATAGGTTCTCCGCTTTTTGGTGAAGTTGCTATAATTTGGTTAATTGGTAAATCTGATCTCATCTTTTTTACTTCTCCAACCTTCATACCATTCTTATTAAGTAGAGAGCTTGCTTCTATATAATTCATTCCAACTAAATCATCTAAGAACACTGAAGGCGAGTCCTTACTTATCCATACTTTCATATTTCTTGATCTTTTAACTATAGTTCCTTCAGCAGGTTCTTGTAAAGCTACTGTTCCATAAGGTAAGTCAGAATAAACTTCTCCCATCTCTCTGATATTTAAAGGAGATTTTGAGATAGTTTTCTTTGCCTCTTCTATACTAAGTCCTGTTAAATTTGGAGCTTTATAGTAAAATTCATTAAAATAATATCTTTCAAATACTCCAAGTCCAACTTTTATAATAGCTATAACCAAAATTATATTCAATATTATCTTAGTTAATTTCCTATTATCTTTTTCTGATTTTTCTTTTGTTGTTTCTACTTCTATATCTTCAAATTCATCTACATCATTATCATTTCTAAATTTTTTCATATTTCTCTCCTAACTAATTAAAATTTAAAAATACTTTTTAAATCAAATATTTCAGTTAATTTTAACATATTTTATTAATTAGTACAAGCAAGAATTTAATTTTTTATTTTTCATCAAAGTAGTATTTTTATTTTTAAAGATTTTAAAAATATTCTAAAAATATTAATTACAGCCTATATTCTTTTTTAAAAAATACTTGACTAATTCTAAAATATTTGATAGTATCTAACTTGACCATACGGTCAATGACCAAATGGTCAAGTATAAAAATGAAATAGAACTATTATATAAAGGAGAAAAAATGATATGAATTTTGATAATGAAAAGAAGTTACTAATTTTAGAAAAAGCAAAAGATATGATAATAACAGAAGGTTATTCTAATTTATCAATAAGTAAATTAACATCAGAATTAGGCATATCAAAAGGTAGTTTCTATACATATTTTCCATCAAAGGATAGTATGCTATCTGAAATTTTAGATGAATATTCAAATAACACAAAAATTTTCACTAGAAACTTAATCTCAAACTCAAATAATATAGATGAATGTTTAGATTATTATGTAAATTCTATGCTTAATTTAAATGATAGTGAATTAAAATTAGAATTAGTAATGACAAGTTTGAAGAGAAACTATGAAGTATTCAATGAAGAAAATTTTAATAAACTTAAAAATATAGCTTGTAACATGATAGATTTTGTAAAAGAAAGTTTAAATAAATACAAAAAAGCTATAAAAATAAGGGAAAAAGATTTTGAAAAATGTTCCAAAATGATATTTACTACTGCCCAAGTGTTTTTAATGATGGAAAATATTAATTTTGAAACTAATAAATTTTCATCAAAAACTTTAGATGAGGTTAAAGAATTATATAGAAGTCAAGATATGAAAGAAAATCTTGAATTTATAAAGGAAAGTATTAAAAAAATTTTATATAGATAATTTATTTTAGGAGGACAAATGAAAAAATTATTAATATTTTTTGTTTTATTGGCTAATGTAGCTTTAGCTAGAGATTTAACTCTAGATCAAGCTATTGATTTATCACTTAATAATAGTAAAGAAATGAAAATTTCTGAAAAAAGTTTAGAAATTTCAAAATTAAATGTGAGTAAGGCTTTTAAAACAGCTTTACCTTCAGTAACCTATAGTGGTGCTGTTACTTTAGGAGAACATGAAAGAAATGTTTTAACTCAAAGTGGAGGTAACTATGTTTCAAAGAAAAAGGGTTATACTCAAACTTTAAAAGTTACTCAACCTCTTTTTACAGGAGGAGCTATCACAGCTGGAATTAAAGGAGCTAAGGCTTATGAAAATATAGCGAGTTATTCTTATCTACAAAGTAAGATTCAAAATAGACTAGAGACTATAAAAATATATTCAGATATCATAAATGCTGAAAGAAACTTAGCTGCCCTTAAAAGTTCAGAAGAAATCTTACTGAAAAGACACTATAAGCAAGAAGAGCAATTAAAGTTAAGACTTATAACTAAGCCTGATATACTTCAAACTGAATATTCTTTAGAAAATATAAGAGCTCAAATTATTAATTTACAAAATTTAGCTGATACAAACAAACAAAAACTATATATAAGAACAGGTATCAGCAAATCTGAACCACTAAATTTAGTAAGTTTTGACATCCCTAATAACCTATCAGATAACTTAAACTTAAATAGTGATTTAAATCAAGCTTTAAATCAAAGTTTAGCTGCTAAGATTGCTGATGAACAAGTAAAAGTAGCTTCTGCTACTAGAATAGCTGCAGCTGGCGATCTACTACCTCAAGTTAATGCCTATGTTTCTTATGGAACAGGAGGACAAGAAAGAGCAACATTCTCAAGATCATATAAAGATGCTGAATGGGTTGGTGGAGTTCAAGTTTCTTGGAAGGTATTTTCTTTTGGAAAAGATTTAGATAACTATAAAGTTGCAAAATTAGAAGA
This genomic interval carries:
- a CDS encoding PASTA domain-containing protein — encoded protein: MKKFRNDNDVDEFEDIEVETTKEKSEKDNRKLTKIILNIILVIAIIKVGLGVFERYYFNEFYYKAPNLTGLSIEEAKKTISKSPLNIREMGEVYSDLPYGTVALQEPAEGTIVKRSRNMKVWISKDSPSVFLDDLVGMNYIEASSLLNKNGMKVGEVKKMRSDLPINQIIATSPKSGEPISRGQKFDFLISNGLE
- a CDS encoding TetR/AcrR family transcriptional regulator — encoded protein: MNFDNEKKLLILEKAKDMIITEGYSNLSISKLTSELGISKGSFYTYFPSKDSMLSEILDEYSNNTKIFTRNLISNSNNIDECLDYYVNSMLNLNDSELKLELVMTSLKRNYEVFNEENFNKLKNIACNMIDFVKESLNKYKKAIKIREKDFEKCSKMIFTTAQVFLMMENINFETNKFSSKTLDEVKELYRSQDMKENLEFIKESIKKILYR
- a CDS encoding TolC family protein is translated as MKKLLIFFVLLANVALARDLTLDQAIDLSLNNSKEMKISEKSLEISKLNVSKAFKTALPSVTYSGAVTLGEHERNVLTQSGGNYVSKKKGYTQTLKVTQPLFTGGAITAGIKGAKAYENIASYSYLQSKIQNRLETIKIYSDIINAERNLAALKSSEEILLKRHYKQEEQLKLRLITKPDILQTEYSLENIRAQIINLQNLADTNKQKLYIRTGISKSEPLNLVSFDIPNNLSDNLNLNSDLNQALNQSLAAKIADEQVKVASATRIAAAGDLLPQVNAYVSYGTGGQERATFSRSYKDAEWVGGVQVSWKVFSFGKDLDNYKVAKLEEEQQALKNNSTKENIEINVKSAYLNLVSLEKQVAAQRKAVEAAKSNFEMNQEKYDAGLISTIDYLDFENTYRQARIAYNKVLLDYYYAFETYRSLLI